The following proteins are encoded in a genomic region of Syngnathoides biaculeatus isolate LvHL_M chromosome 15, ASM1980259v1, whole genome shotgun sequence:
- the LOC133512895 gene encoding probable proton-coupled zinc antiporter SLC30A3, protein MAAESEKQLLLESLSCSESDGDEDAGWNCGDDGELADSRGSGERRRAGKRLLVALVISFVFMVAEVLGGYAAHSLAIMTDAAHLLSDVGSISLSVFSLWISGRAPTLSLTFGWHRAEIVGTLMSLSSIWAVTAALVWSAARRLADSDYDVDADVMLLTSACGAVVNILMVLILHQSGVSHAHNLQGKDEERRRGHGHRHGNTSVKAACVHAVGDLVQSVGVLVAAVVIRFCPEWKAADPICTLLFSVVVMWTTFPTARDVFRVLMEGAPPGISVASVRDALLSVRGVSSLHRLHVWTLDMTCASLCVHITAEEGADPHVILKRATKLLRSHFGFTAVTIQVEPSGTSQNDA, encoded by the exons ATGGCTGCCGAGTCGGAGAAGCAACTCTTGCTGGAGTCTCTTTCCTG TTCGGAGTCGGACGGCGACGAGGACGCGGGCTGGAACTGCGGCGATGACGGCGAGCTGGCCGACTCGAGGGGGAGCGGCGAGAGACGCCGGGCCGGAAAGAGGCTCCTGGTGGCCTTGGTCATCAGCTTCGTCTTCATGGTGGCGGAGGTACTCG GAGGCTACGCCGCACACAGTCTGGCCATCATGACGGACGCGGCACATCTGCTGAGCGACGTTGGCAGCATCTCGCTGAGCGTCTTCTCCCTTTGGATCTCGGGACGCGCGCCCACTCTCAGCCTGACCTTTGGTTGGCATCGAGCAG AGATTGTGGGCACGCTGATGTCTCTGTCGTCCATCTGGGCGGTGACGGCCGCGTTGGTGTGGTCGGCCGCCCGGAGGCTCGCCGACAGCGACTACGACGTCGACGCCGACGTCATGCTGCTGACGTCGGCCTGCGGCGCGGTGGTCAACATCCT GATGGTGCTCATCCTCCATCAGTCCGGCGTCTCTCACGCCCACAACCTTCAGGGAAAGGACGAAGAGCGGCGGCGGGGTCACGGCCATCGCCACGGTAACACCAGCGTGAAGGCGGCTTGCGTCCACGCGGTGGGAGACCTGGTCCAGAGCGTCGGCGTCCTGGTGGCGGCCGTCGTCATCCGCTTCTGT CCTGAGTGGAAGGCAGCCGACCCGATCTGCACGCTGCTCTTCTCGGTGGTGGTCATGTGGACCACATTCCCCACCGCCAGGGACGTCTTCAGAGTTCTGATGGAGG GCGCACCTCCTGGCATCAGCGTCGCCTCCGTGCGGGACGCCCTGCTGTCCGTGCGAGGCGTGTCGTCGCTCCACCGCCTTCACGTGTGGACCCTGGACATGACCTGCGCTTCGCTTTGTGTGCACATCACCGCTG AGGAAGGTGCAGATCCACACGTCATCCTCAAGAGGGCGACAAAGCTCCTGCGCTCCCATTTTGGCTTCACCGCTGTCACCATCCAAGTGGAACCTTCCGGAACCTCGCAAAACGACGCCTGA
- the dnajc5gb gene encoding dnaJ (Hsp40) homolog, subfamily C, member 5 gamma b isoform X1: MDDPNRPQRKMSTAGDSLYKVLGLQKGASPEDIKKAYRKLALRHHPDKNPDNPEAAEKFKEINNANSILSDENKRKIYDEYGSMGLYVAEQFGDESVKYYFLMSKCWFKALLVCCGIFTCCCCFCCCCFCCGKCKSPEEDERDFYVDPEDLEAEIREQEEARDAVIVIQPSSSADAPGEADVASGEDTPIVIQPHASNGSASPSSSSAAAAAVHLTVDE; encoded by the exons ATGGACGACCCCAACAGACCTCAGCGCAAAATGTCCACGGCGGGGGACAGCCTGTATAAAGTCCTGGGCTTGCAGAAGGGAGCGTCGCCCGAGGATATAAAGAAGGCCTACAG GAAGCTGGCGCTGCGGCACCACCCGGACAAGAACCCCGACAACCCTGAAGCGGCGGAGAAGTTCAAGGAGATCAACAACGCCAACTCCATCCTGAGCGATGAGAACAAGCGCAAAATCTATGACGAGTACGGCTCCATGGGCCTCTACGTGGCCGAGCAGTTTGGCGACGAGAGCGTCAAGTACTACTTCCTCATGTCCAAATGCTGGTTCAAG GCCCTGCTGGTGTGTTGCGGCATCTtcacctgctgctgctgcttctgctgctgctgcttctgctgCGGCAAGTGCAAATCCCCCGAGGAGGACGAGAGAGACTTCTACGTGGACCCGGAGGACCTGGAGGCGGAGATCAGAGAGCAGGAGGAAG CACGAGACGCTGTAATCGTTATTCAGCCGAGCTCGTCCGCCGACGCTCCCGGGGAAGCCGACGTCGCGTCAG GCGAGGACACGCCCATCGTGATTCAGCCGCACGCCAGCAACGGCTctgcctccccctcctcctcctccgccgccgcagCCGCCGTGCACCTGACAGTCGACGAGTGA
- the dnajc5gb gene encoding dnaJ (Hsp40) homolog, subfamily C, member 5 gamma b isoform X2 yields the protein MDDPNRPQRKMSTAGDSLYKVLGLQKGASPEDIKKAYRKLALRHHPDKNPDNPEAAEKFKEINNANSILSDENKRKIYDEYGSMGLYVAEQFGDESVKYYFLMSKCWFKALLVCCGIFTCCCCFCCCCFCCGKCKSPEEDERDFYVDPEDLEAEIREQEEGEDTPIVIQPHASNGSASPSSSSAAAAAVHLTVDE from the exons ATGGACGACCCCAACAGACCTCAGCGCAAAATGTCCACGGCGGGGGACAGCCTGTATAAAGTCCTGGGCTTGCAGAAGGGAGCGTCGCCCGAGGATATAAAGAAGGCCTACAG GAAGCTGGCGCTGCGGCACCACCCGGACAAGAACCCCGACAACCCTGAAGCGGCGGAGAAGTTCAAGGAGATCAACAACGCCAACTCCATCCTGAGCGATGAGAACAAGCGCAAAATCTATGACGAGTACGGCTCCATGGGCCTCTACGTGGCCGAGCAGTTTGGCGACGAGAGCGTCAAGTACTACTTCCTCATGTCCAAATGCTGGTTCAAG GCCCTGCTGGTGTGTTGCGGCATCTtcacctgctgctgctgcttctgctgctgctgcttctgctgCGGCAAGTGCAAATCCCCCGAGGAGGACGAGAGAGACTTCTACGTGGACCCGGAGGACCTGGAGGCGGAGATCAGAGAGCAGGAGGAAG GCGAGGACACGCCCATCGTGATTCAGCCGCACGCCAGCAACGGCTctgcctccccctcctcctcctccgccgccgcagCCGCCGTGCACCTGACAGTCGACGAGTGA